In Pseudonocardia sp. DSM 110487, the sequence CTCACGCACCGTCCCTCACCCGGGTACTACGGGCGCTCGCCGCGCTCGGGGTGCTGGCCGAGGACTCGCCGGGAACCTTCCGGCTCACCCCCCGCGGGGCGCTGCTGCGCCGCGAGGAACCCGGTTCGTTGTACGGGATCGCGACCGTCATGCTCGACGAGTCGATGTGGGTGCATGGCCTGCGCTCGACCACACGGTGCGCACCGGGCAGCAGGCCTTCGAGTACGTCTACGGCACCGACTACATGACCCACACCGGGTGGGCGGACGGGTCGCCGCTGCGCGAGCCCGTCGATCTCTGGATGATCGACGACACCCGTTCGGTCGCGCCGTTCGTCGTGAGCTGCTACGACTTCGGCCGGTTCTCGAAGGTGGTCGACGTCGGTGGGGGCAGCAGCCCGCTCGTCGCGACGATCCTGGGCGCCCACCCCCACCTGCGCGGCATCGTCCTCGACCAGGCCGATGGCATCGCGCACACCCCGCGCATTCTCGCGGAGGCCGGGGTGACCGACCGCTGCGAGATCCGCACCGGCGACTTCTTCGTGTCGGTCCCGCCGGCGGACGTCTGCGTGTGCAAGAGCGTGGTGTTCAACTGGGCCGATGACGACCGGGTCCTGACGATCTTCCGCAACTGCCGCCGCGCCGTTCCGCGGGAGGGGCGGTTGCTGCTGGTCGAGCAGATGCTGCCATCCACCGTCGACGGGTCGATCCCCGCGGACCTCTATCTCGACGACGTGAACTCGATCGTCAGTCTCGGCGGGCGGTTCCGCACCGAGCCCGAGTACCGAGCACTGTTGGCCGAGGCGGGTTTCGACCTC encodes:
- a CDS encoding methyltransferase dimerization domain-containing protein; its protein translation is MSETVQRDDDLLRLIAGYMPAFTIGTALRLGLLESVGEAGMTADELARVTSTHAPSLTRVLRALAALGVLAEDSPGTFRLTPRGALLRREEPGSLYGIATVMLDESMWVHGLRSTTRCAPGSRPSSTSTAPTT
- a CDS encoding methyltransferase; this translates as MGAWPALDHTVRTGQQAFEYVYGTDYMTHTGWADGSPLREPVDLWMIDDTRSVAPFVVSCYDFGRFSKVVDVGGGSSPLVATILGAHPHLRGIVLDQADGIAHTPRILAEAGVTDRCEIRTGDFFVSVPPADVCVCKSVVFNWADDDRVLTIFRNCRRAVPREGRLLLVEQMLPSTVDGSIPADLYLDDVNSIVSLGGRFRTEPEYRALLAEAGFDLTVHAMPAAPAGYTLLEATPR